One window from the genome of Erwinia sorbitola encodes:
- the asd gene encoding archaetidylserine decarboxylase (Phosphatidylserine decarboxylase is synthesized as a single chain precursor. Generation of the pyruvoyl active site from a Ser is coupled to cleavage of a Gly-Ser bond between the larger (beta) and smaller (alpha chains). It is an integral membrane protein.), with protein sequence MLDRIKLGLNKILPKKALTELAGWGASKRGGWLTKAVIDAFVWYYKVDMKEAQKPDTASYRTFNEFFVRPLRDEARPIETDPNLLVLPADGAISQLGHIEGEQIFQAKGHTYSLEALLAGNSAMTEMFRDGEFVTTYLAPRDYHRVHMPCNGILREMIYVPGDLYSVNPLTAQNIPNLFARNERVICLFDTEFGPMAQILVGATIVGSIETAWAGTVTPPREGVIKRWSWPGADADGSVVLLKGQEMGRFKLGSTVINLFAPGKVKLAESLAAESKTRLGATLAIALQKDSAEDVLHHP encoded by the coding sequence GTGTTAGACCGTATTAAACTCGGCCTGAATAAAATATTGCCTAAAAAGGCTCTCACTGAACTGGCCGGCTGGGGCGCCAGCAAGCGTGGTGGATGGCTGACAAAAGCGGTAATCGATGCTTTTGTCTGGTACTACAAGGTGGATATGAAAGAGGCGCAGAAGCCTGACACCGCCAGCTATCGTACCTTTAATGAATTCTTCGTGCGCCCATTGCGCGATGAAGCTCGCCCAATCGAAACGGATCCGAATTTGCTGGTTCTTCCCGCCGATGGTGCTATCAGCCAGTTAGGCCATATTGAGGGTGAGCAGATTTTTCAGGCAAAAGGCCACACCTATTCACTGGAAGCACTGTTAGCCGGTAATAGCGCGATGACAGAGATGTTCCGCGACGGCGAATTTGTGACTACTTATCTCGCACCGCGTGACTATCACCGCGTGCATATGCCGTGCAACGGTATCCTGCGCGAAATGATCTACGTGCCGGGGGATCTCTACTCCGTGAACCCGCTCACCGCGCAGAACATTCCCAATCTGTTTGCGCGTAACGAGCGCGTTATCTGCCTGTTTGATACTGAATTTGGCCCGATGGCGCAGATTCTGGTCGGTGCCACCATCGTGGGCAGCATCGAAACTGCATGGGCGGGAACCGTTACACCACCGCGTGAAGGTGTAATCAAGCGCTGGAGCTGGCCGGGTGCGGATGCCGACGGTTCCGTGGTTCTGCTGAAAGGCCAGGAGATGGGTCGATTCAAACTTGGCTCAACGGTGATCAACCTGTTCGCCCCGGGCAAAGTAAAGCTGGCTGAGAGCCTGGCGGCAGAAAGTAAAACACGTCTTGGCGCAACCCTGGCCATCGCACTACAGAAAGACAGTGCGGAAGACGTCCTCCACCATCCATAG
- a CDS encoding tetratricopeptide repeat protein, with product MMGIEKVSVTMRTFLYGIIIIMVSSIISTAGALYLSDKSTLLFEHFTQPTADNQHEKSLQLLKRSAITGNMHAQFKLGTIYYLGHNVAKDDVESRFWFNVAYNSGSMDAEVNLASMYKYGEGGEKDLKKSIELYSDAARKGSSVALYNLGKMYLSGDSLEKNERYGVSLLQDSCKAGFEKSCHLLQQIFSH from the coding sequence ATGATGGGTATAGAAAAGGTTAGCGTTACAATGAGAACTTTTCTTTACGGCATTATCATCATCATGGTGAGCTCAATTATCTCCACCGCTGGCGCACTCTATTTATCAGATAAAAGCACACTCCTTTTTGAACACTTTACACAACCCACCGCTGATAATCAGCATGAAAAATCACTCCAGTTACTCAAAAGATCGGCCATAACCGGTAATATGCACGCCCAGTTTAAACTGGGAACGATTTATTACCTGGGACATAATGTCGCCAAAGATGATGTTGAATCACGCTTTTGGTTCAATGTTGCTTACAACAGCGGCAGTATGGATGCGGAAGTTAACCTTGCATCGATGTATAAATATGGTGAGGGCGGAGAGAAAGACCTGAAAAAATCCATCGAGTTATATTCAGATGCTGCGCGAAAAGGCTCATCAGTCGCCTTATACAATTTAGGTAAGATGTATTTAAGCGGTGACTCACTGGAAAAAAACGAACGCTACGGGGTCTCACTATTGCAGGACTCCTGCAAAGCAGGCTTCGAGAAAAGCTGTCACCTGCTGCAACAAATTTTCTCTCACTAA
- the orn gene encoding oligoribonuclease, producing the protein MTANANNLIWIDLEMTGLDPEQDRIIEIATLVTDADLNILAEGPVLAIHQSDAQLALMDDWNVRTHTSSGLVERVKASQYDEDAAVQATIEFLEKWVPANSSPICGNSIGQDRRFLFKYMPKLEEYFHYRYLDVSTLKELARRWKPEILPGFKKQGTHQAMDDIRESVAELAYYREHFIQL; encoded by the coding sequence ATGACTGCTAATGCTAACAACCTGATTTGGATTGATCTTGAGATGACCGGACTTGACCCGGAGCAGGATCGTATTATTGAGATCGCCACGCTGGTCACCGATGCCGATCTGAATATTCTGGCGGAAGGACCTGTGCTTGCCATCCATCAGTCAGATGCCCAGCTGGCGTTAATGGATGACTGGAACGTGCGCACCCATACCAGTAGCGGACTGGTCGAGCGAGTTAAGGCCAGCCAGTATGATGAAGACGCCGCCGTACAGGCTACCATTGAGTTCCTGGAAAAGTGGGTACCGGCGAACAGTTCACCTATCTGTGGCAACAGCATCGGTCAGGATCGCCGCTTCCTGTTTAAGTACATGCCAAAGCTGGAGGAGTATTTCCATTACCGTTACCTGGATGTCAGCACGCTAAAAGAGCTGGCGCGTCGCTGGAAACCAGAAATCTTGCCGGGCTTCAAAAAGCAGGGTACGCATCAGGCGATGGATGATATCCGCGAGTCCGTAGCGGAACTGGCGTATTACCGCGAGCATTTTATTCAGTTGTGA
- the rsgA gene encoding small ribosomal subunit biogenesis GTPase RsgA, whose translation MTKNKLSKGQQRRVSANHDRRLKQRADKPEPDDNLFGEVRDGVVISRFGMHADVEDADGSVHRCNIRRTIRSLVTGDRVRWRPGVEGGATVKGIVEAVHERTSVLTRPDFYDGVKPIAANINQIVVVSAILPELSLNIIDRYLVACETLGVEPLLVLNKTDLLDDEGRAFVDEQMDIYRHIGYKVLMVSSHRKEGLVELEQALTDRVSIFAGQSGVGKSSLLNALLGLELSNAEILTNDVSDNSGLGQHTTTASRLYHFPHGGDVIDSPGVREFGLWHLEPEQITQGFVEFRTYLGGCKFRDCKHDTDPGCAIREAVEKGEINESRFANYHLILETMSEVQAKTRRNFTTDKN comes from the coding sequence GTGACTAAAAACAAACTATCCAAAGGTCAGCAACGTCGCGTGAGTGCCAACCACGATCGTCGCCTGAAGCAGCGGGCCGATAAACCTGAGCCAGATGACAATCTGTTCGGTGAAGTCCGTGATGGCGTAGTGATCAGCCGTTTTGGTATGCATGCAGATGTGGAAGATGCGGATGGTTCCGTTCACCGTTGTAACATCCGCCGTACCATCCGCTCGCTGGTAACCGGTGACCGCGTGCGCTGGCGTCCAGGCGTAGAAGGCGGCGCAACGGTAAAAGGCATCGTTGAGGCTGTTCATGAACGCACATCGGTGCTGACCCGTCCCGACTTCTATGATGGTGTAAAACCCATCGCCGCCAACATTAATCAGATTGTGGTAGTTTCAGCGATTCTGCCGGAGCTGTCGTTGAATATTATCGACCGCTATCTGGTGGCCTGCGAAACGCTGGGCGTCGAGCCGCTGCTGGTGCTGAACAAAACCGACCTGCTTGATGACGAAGGCCGGGCCTTTGTTGATGAGCAGATGGATATCTATCGCCATATTGGCTACAAGGTGCTGATGGTATCGAGCCATCGCAAAGAGGGCCTGGTTGAGCTGGAGCAGGCGCTGACCGACCGCGTGAGTATCTTCGCCGGGCAATCCGGGGTAGGTAAATCCAGCCTGCTGAATGCCCTGCTGGGCCTGGAACTGAGCAACGCAGAGATTCTGACTAATGACGTCTCCGATAACTCAGGCCTGGGTCAGCACACCACCACGGCTTCACGTCTGTACCACTTCCCGCACGGCGGCGATGTGATTGACTCCCCGGGCGTGCGTGAATTTGGTTTATGGCACCTCGAACCGGAACAAATCACTCAGGGATTTGTCGAATTTCGTACCTATTTAGGTGGATGTAAGTTCCGTGACTGTAAACATGACACCGATCCCGGCTGTGCCATTCGTGAAGCAGTGGAAAAAGGTGAAATCAACGAGTCACGTTTTGCCAACTACCACCTGATTTTGGAAACTATGTCTGAAGTACAGGCGAAAACACGCCGTAACTTTACTACAGACAAAAACTAA
- a CDS encoding YadA-like family protein — MLVAISGTAYAANAEPTKDLLNQKYKAANGLISIAGGGEGDAFATDSNNEQNDEYSNDYGIAIGAGAKGFWASVAMGDTAEARSLYGTAIGPKATIDNDSNYAVSLGNNASVKTSNNGIVLGSNANLTASGDSVAIGNASSIKNSTNSVAIGNATSIDGAKNSVALGANSTATADDTVSIGSIGKERKLVNLAEGALSSSSTEAVNGSQLFKVDQQVQQFDSLISNNANNIDSLTNGSAGLIQLSKNKKTLLVGGAAGGTTKLDLGNRDLTGVNKGQVNDTSTDAVNGSQLHETREQIKEYGDNITANAANISTNAGNIATNTSNIDALNNGKAGLVQLNSDGTTMIVGDVAKDATAFDLAGRKVTGVTEGELAADSTDAVNGGQLFEIEKDLDGKIATNTNNISTNAGNIATNTSNIDALSSGKAGLVQLNSDGTTMIVGDVAKDAMIFDLAGRKVTGVTEGELAADSTDAVNGSQLHETREQIKEYGDITTANTENITANAGNIATNTTNIATNTSNIDALSSGKAGLVQLNSDGTSMIVGDVAKGATAFDLAGRKITGVTEGELAADSTDAVNGSQLHETREQIKEYGDNITANTNNISTNAGNIATNTSNIDALNSGKAGLVQLSSDGSTMIVGDVAKDATAFDLAGRKVTGVTEGELAADSTDAVNGSQLHETREQIKEYGDITTANTENISANAGNIATNTTNIDALNSGKAGLVQLSSDGTSMIVGDVAKDAMVFDLAGRKVTGVTEGELTADSTDAVNGSQLHETREQIKDFSGNITANTDNISTNAGNIATNTTNIATNTSNIDALNSGKAGLVQLSSDGSTMIVGDVAKDAMIFDLAGRTVTGIKEGKLSADSTDAINGAQLFKTNSNVQLNTENITSLSQNIADISVGKAGLVQLNEEGNLAFSDTAVDAKKFEVNRTLSGVTDGTIAADSTEAVNGSQLFLTNSDVKKNTGDINDLVTGKAGLVQLSGGNLIFGSAADSARVFNIGGRKISGVQAGELSSTSTEAVNGSQLHETNTRVDDLEKNISNGGNGAAGMLEMGEGGESLVISEAGKNAKTLDLGGDRTISGLKAGELSDTSTEAVNGSQLHATNQQVSKNTNDISKLSNDISSGKAGVAQIDGDKIVFNDGNKGTTTVDVGGRNIANIKNGAVTKDSKDAVNGSQLFETNTKVDLNTANIEINRTDINKNKTAIASNTSKITDLENSFSSMNSSFKNLSKEVNKNKKRADAGIAGAMAMTAIPFVHADDFSFGMALSGYRDQGALAAGMTFKTSEHTAMKIHSSWDTQNGTGIAAGFAWGW, encoded by the coding sequence TTGTTAGTAGCCATCTCCGGAACCGCATATGCGGCTAACGCTGAACCAACAAAAGATCTCTTAAACCAAAAATATAAAGCAGCAAATGGCCTGATCAGCATTGCAGGTGGGGGCGAGGGTGACGCTTTTGCGACAGATAGCAATAATGAACAGAATGACGAATATAGCAATGACTATGGTATTGCTATCGGAGCAGGCGCTAAAGGTTTTTGGGCCAGCGTCGCCATGGGGGATACGGCTGAAGCCAGATCGCTTTATGGCACGGCTATTGGGCCGAAGGCAACAATTGATAATGATTCAAACTATGCCGTATCACTGGGAAATAACGCCAGTGTTAAAACCAGTAATAACGGCATTGTGCTGGGTTCTAATGCCAACCTTACCGCTTCAGGAGACTCCGTTGCCATAGGTAACGCGTCATCCATAAAAAATTCAACAAACTCTGTTGCTATAGGTAACGCAACATCCATTGACGGCGCTAAAAACTCCGTAGCCCTGGGTGCAAATTCAACAGCAACGGCTGATGATACCGTCTCCATTGGCTCTATTGGCAAAGAGAGAAAGCTGGTCAATCTGGCTGAAGGGGCACTATCCAGTAGCTCAACTGAAGCCGTCAACGGCAGCCAGCTATTTAAAGTTGACCAGCAGGTACAGCAGTTCGATTCCCTTATCAGCAATAATGCCAACAATATCGACAGCCTGACAAATGGCAGCGCCGGTCTTATACAGTTGAGCAAGAACAAAAAGACGCTGCTGGTCGGTGGTGCTGCCGGCGGAACAACTAAACTTGATCTTGGCAATCGCGATCTCACAGGCGTAAATAAAGGTCAGGTCAATGACACCTCCACCGACGCAGTTAACGGCAGCCAGCTACACGAAACCCGCGAGCAGATTAAAGAGTATGGCGACAATATCACCGCCAACGCAGCTAACATCAGCACCAACGCCGGCAACATTGCCACCAACACCAGCAATATCGATGCCCTTAACAACGGCAAGGCCGGCCTGGTGCAGCTGAACAGCGACGGCACCACCATGATCGTCGGCGATGTGGCGAAGGATGCCACGGCCTTCGACCTGGCCGGGCGTAAAGTTACCGGCGTAACAGAAGGTGAGCTTGCCGCCGATTCCACCGACGCGGTTAACGGCGGCCAGCTGTTTGAGATTGAGAAGGATCTGGACGGCAAAATCGCTACCAATACGAATAACATCAGCACCAACGCCGGCAATATTGCCACCAATACCAGCAATATTGACGCCCTCAGCAGCGGCAAGGCCGGCCTGGTACAGCTGAACAGCGACGGCACCACTATGATCGTCGGCGATGTGGCAAAGGATGCGATGATATTTGACCTGGCCGGGCGTAAGGTTACCGGCGTAACAGAGGGTGAGCTTGCCGCCGATTCCACCGACGCGGTTAACGGCAGCCAGCTGCATGAAACCCGCGAGCAGATTAAAGAGTATGGCGACATCACCACTGCCAATACGGAGAATATCACCGCCAATGCGGGCAACATTGCCACCAATACCACCAATATTGCCACCAATACCAGCAATATTGATGCCCTCAGCAGCGGCAAGGCCGGCCTGGTGCAGCTGAACAGCGACGGCACCAGCATGATCGTCGGCGATGTGGCGAAGGGTGCTACGGCCTTCGACCTGGCCGGGCGTAAGATCACCGGCGTAACAGAGGGTGAGCTCGCCGCGGATTCCACCGACGCGGTTAACGGCAGCCAGCTGCATGAAACCCGCGAGCAGATTAAAGAGTATGGCGACAATATCACTGCCAACACGAATAACATCAGCACCAACGCCGGCAATATTGCCACCAATACCAGCAACATCGATGCCCTTAACAGCGGCAAGGCGGGCCTGGTACAGTTGAGCAGCGACGGCAGCACCATGATCGTCGGCGATGTGGCGAAGGATGCCACGGCCTTCGACCTGGCCGGGCGTAAGGTTACCGGCGTAACAGAGGGTGAGCTTGCCGCCGATTCCACCGACGCAGTTAACGGCAGCCAGCTGCACGAAACCCGCGAGCAGATCAAAGAGTATGGCGACATCACCACTGCCAATACGGAGAACATCAGCGCCAATGCGGGCAATATTGCCACCAATACCACCAATATTGATGCTCTTAACAGCGGCAAGGCCGGCCTGGTGCAGTTGAGCAGCGACGGCACCAGCATGATCGTCGGCGATGTGGCGAAGGATGCGATGGTATTTGACCTGGCCGGGCGTAAGGTTACCGGCGTAACAGAGGGTGAGCTTACCGCCGATTCCACCGATGCGGTTAACGGTAGCCAGCTGCATGAAACCCGTGAGCAGATTAAAGATTTTAGCGGTAATATCACTGCTAATACCGATAACATCAGCACCAATGCGGGCAACATTGCTACCAACACCACTAATATTGCCACCAACACCAGCAATATTGATGCCCTTAACAGCGGCAAGGCGGGCCTGGTGCAGTTGAGCAGCGACGGCAGCACCATGATCGTCGGCGATGTGGCAAAGGATGCGATGATCTTTGACCTCGCTGGCCGAACTGTTACTGGCATTAAAGAAGGCAAACTGAGTGCTGACTCCACCGACGCCATCAACGGTGCCCAACTGTTTAAAACCAACAGCAACGTTCAGCTAAACACTGAGAATATTACCAGCCTTTCGCAGAATATCGCCGATATCTCTGTAGGCAAAGCGGGCCTGGTGCAGCTGAATGAAGAGGGCAACCTGGCTTTCAGTGATACCGCAGTGGATGCTAAAAAATTCGAGGTCAACCGCACCCTGTCTGGTGTGACAGATGGAACAATCGCGGCAGACTCGACCGAGGCTGTCAACGGTAGTCAGCTGTTCCTGACCAACAGTGACGTTAAGAAAAATACAGGTGATATCAACGACCTTGTGACGGGAAAAGCTGGTCTGGTGCAACTGAGCGGGGGGAACCTGATCTTCGGTAGTGCCGCCGACAGTGCCAGAGTCTTTAATATCGGCGGCCGCAAAATCAGTGGCGTACAGGCGGGCGAGCTCAGTTCAACTTCTACTGAAGCTGTAAACGGCAGCCAGCTGCATGAAACCAATACGCGTGTTGATGACCTGGAGAAAAACATCAGTAATGGTGGTAATGGAGCCGCCGGAATGCTGGAGATGGGTGAAGGCGGTGAGTCTCTGGTGATTAGCGAGGCAGGTAAAAACGCCAAGACACTGGATTTAGGCGGTGACCGTACTATTAGCGGCCTTAAGGCAGGAGAACTGAGTGATACCTCTACCGAAGCGGTAAACGGTTCTCAGCTGCATGCTACTAATCAACAGGTCTCCAAAAACACTAATGATATTAGTAAATTGAGCAATGATATCAGCAGCGGAAAAGCTGGTGTTGCGCAAATTGATGGCGACAAAATTGTTTTCAATGATGGCAATAAAGGCACCACAACCGTGGATGTCGGTGGTCGTAACATCGCAAACATTAAAAATGGTGCCGTGACCAAAGACTCAAAAGATGCGGTAAATGGTTCACAACTCTTTGAAACTAATACCAAAGTCGACCTTAACACGGCCAACATTGAAATTAACAGGACTGACATCAACAAAAACAAGACGGCTATTGCCAGCAACACCTCAAAGATCACCGATCTTGAGAACTCTTTCTCCAGTATGAATAGCTCATTCAAGAACCTGTCGAAAGAAGTTAACAAGAACAAAAAACGGGCTGATGCAGGTATTGCAGGAGCGATGGCGATGACGGCAATACCTTTCGTGCACGCCGACGACTTCTCTTTCGGCATGGCATTGTCAGGTTACAGAGATCAAGGAGCGTTAGCCGCGGGAATGACATTTAAAACCAGTGAGCATACAGCAATGAAAATACACTCTTCCTGGGATACCCAGAATGGTACTGGCATTGCAGCAGGTTTTGCCTGGGGCTGGTAA
- the queG gene encoding tRNA epoxyqueuosine(34) reductase QueG, producing the protein MSHPLDFHQLALDIKQWGLDLGFQQVGICDTDLTLEEPRLQAWLDKQYHGEMDWMARHGMMRARPHELLPGTLRVISVRMNYLPAKAAFASTLKNPLLGYVSRYALGRDYHKVLRNRLKKLGDMIRERCGDAQFRPFVDSAPLLERPLAAKAGLGWTGKHSLILNREAGSWFFLGELLIDLPLPVDQPVEENCGRCVACITTCPTGAIVEPYTVDARRCISYLTIELEGSIPEEFRPLIGNRIYGCDDCQLICPWNRYGQLTDEDDFSPRAVLHAPPLTELFAWDEAKFLRITEGSAIRRIGHLRWLRNIAVALGNAPWDESHLVALEARRGENSMLDEHIDWAIGCQLARRVESAIEVQSSQQRRLVRVIEKGLPRDA; encoded by the coding sequence ATGTCGCATCCTCTCGATTTCCATCAACTCGCCCTGGATATTAAACAGTGGGGGCTTGATCTCGGCTTCCAGCAGGTGGGTATCTGTGATACCGACTTAACATTGGAAGAACCACGGCTTCAGGCCTGGCTTGATAAACAATACCACGGTGAGATGGACTGGATGGCCCGTCACGGCATGATGCGCGCCCGCCCCCATGAACTGCTGCCCGGCACACTGCGGGTGATCAGTGTGCGGATGAATTATCTCCCCGCTAAAGCCGCATTTGCCAGCACGCTGAAAAACCCACTTCTGGGGTATGTCAGCCGCTACGCGCTAGGCCGTGATTACCACAAAGTATTACGCAATCGACTGAAAAAGCTTGGCGATATGATCCGTGAGCGCTGTGGCGATGCCCAGTTCCGCCCTTTCGTCGACTCTGCCCCCTTGCTTGAGCGCCCGCTGGCGGCAAAAGCAGGTTTAGGCTGGACAGGTAAGCATTCGCTGATCCTCAATCGGGAAGCGGGTTCATGGTTTTTCCTGGGCGAACTGCTTATCGATTTGCCGCTGCCTGTTGACCAGCCGGTTGAAGAAAATTGCGGGCGCTGTGTCGCCTGCATCACTACCTGCCCAACGGGGGCCATTGTCGAGCCTTATACCGTTGATGCCCGTCGCTGCATTTCCTATCTTACGATTGAACTGGAAGGCTCTATCCCGGAAGAGTTTCGCCCTTTAATCGGCAACCGGATTTATGGCTGTGACGATTGTCAGCTAATTTGTCCGTGGAACCGTTACGGGCAGCTTACTGATGAAGACGATTTCAGCCCACGTGCAGTCTTACATGCCCCGCCACTCACCGAACTTTTTGCCTGGGATGAAGCGAAATTCCTGCGGATTACTGAAGGATCCGCTATTCGTCGCATTGGCCATCTGCGCTGGCTACGTAATATTGCCGTGGCGCTGGGCAATGCGCCATGGGATGAGAGCCACCTGGTGGCGCTGGAAGCGCGGCGTGGTGAAAACAGTATGCTGGATGAACATATTGACTGGGCAATTGGCTGCCAGCTGGCACGACGAGTTGAATCAGCTATTGAGGTACAAAGCAGCCAGCAGCGACGGCTGGTGAGGGTAATTGAAAAGGGGTTACCGCGTGATGCTTAA